A genomic stretch from Methylorubrum extorquens includes:
- a CDS encoding Basic membrane lipoprotein (Evidence 2b : Function from indirect experimental evidences (e.g. phenotypes); Product type s : structure), translating into MALTPDRRIDLHAQRPAEPLMVIDGMRQHPLSVSRAPSWPWSCSEIPPGAHARRRQAAADNAVEKGQTLMMGSIVTRVAGALLCAAIAAAPARAADKLKVGFVYVGPVADYGYSYQHDLSRKALAEALPGKVETTFLENVPEADSERSIEKLARSGAGLIFTTSFGFMEPTLKVAKKFPKVKFAHATGYKRADNVSTYSARFYEGRYICGKIAGKLSKSGTVGYIASFPIPEVVSGINAFMLGAQSVNPDIKIKIVWVNTWFDPGKEAEAAKALLAQGADILTQHTDSAAPLQEAEKAGKLAFGQSSDQYRFAPKAQLTSIVDDWNGYVIAETKAVLDGTWKSGDTWAGIKDGMVVLAPFTNMPDDVKALAEETKKGIVEGKIHPFQGPVLKQDGSVAVKEGEQAPDPMILGMNWYVKGIDDRLTQ; encoded by the coding sequence ATGGCTTTGACGCCCGACCGGCGCATTGATCTCCATGCTCAAAGACCAGCCGAACCGCTGATGGTCATCGATGGGATGCGTCAGCATCCGCTCAGCGTCTCCCGCGCCCCCTCCTGGCCCTGGTCTTGCTCTGAAATTCCCCCGGGCGCCCATGCGCGGCGCCGGCAAGCCGCGGCGGACAACGCCGTCGAAAAGGGGCAGACACTCATGATGGGCAGCATCGTCACGCGCGTGGCCGGGGCACTCCTGTGCGCGGCCATCGCGGCGGCTCCGGCGCGGGCGGCGGACAAGCTCAAGGTGGGCTTCGTCTATGTCGGCCCGGTCGCCGATTACGGCTATTCCTACCAGCACGACCTCAGCCGCAAGGCGCTGGCCGAGGCGCTGCCCGGCAAGGTCGAGACGACCTTCCTCGAAAACGTGCCCGAGGCCGACAGCGAGCGCTCGATCGAGAAGCTCGCCCGCTCGGGCGCCGGCCTGATCTTCACGACCTCCTTCGGCTTCATGGAGCCGACCCTGAAGGTCGCCAAGAAATTCCCCAAGGTGAAGTTCGCCCACGCCACCGGCTACAAGCGGGCCGACAACGTCTCCACCTACTCGGCCCGCTTCTACGAGGGCCGCTACATCTGCGGGAAGATCGCCGGCAAGCTGTCGAAGTCGGGCACCGTCGGCTACATCGCCTCCTTCCCGATCCCCGAAGTCGTGAGCGGCATTAACGCCTTCATGCTCGGCGCGCAGTCGGTCAACCCGGACATCAAGATCAAGATCGTCTGGGTGAACACGTGGTTCGATCCCGGCAAGGAGGCGGAGGCGGCCAAGGCCTTGCTGGCCCAGGGCGCCGACATCCTGACCCAGCACACCGATTCCGCCGCGCCGCTGCAGGAGGCAGAGAAGGCCGGAAAGCTCGCCTTCGGCCAGTCCTCCGACCAGTACCGCTTCGCCCCGAAGGCGCAGCTCACCTCGATCGTCGACGACTGGAACGGCTACGTCATTGCCGAGACCAAGGCCGTTCTCGACGGCACGTGGAAGAGCGGGGACACCTGGGCCGGCATCAAGGACGGCATGGTCGTGCTGGCACCCTTCACCAACATGCCCGACGACGTGAAGGCGCTGGCCGAGGAGACCAAGAAGGGGATCGTCGAGGGCAAGATCCACCCGTTCCAGGGGCCGGTGCTCAAGCAGGACGGCTCGGTCGCGGTGAAGGAGGGCGAGCAAGCCCCCGACCCGATGATCCTCGGCATGAACTGGTACGTGAAGGGAATCGACGACCGGCTGACGCAGTAG
- a CDS encoding conserved membrane protein of unknown function (Evidence 4 : Unknown function but conserved in other organisms) yields the protein MDDLVLRIIIFAIVGLVSGFISGLFGIGGSTVRLPIFIYLLPWVGIGQSVLMHVASATSMALVIPSAITATRKQYALGNLDVGFYKTWVIGLFIGVALGAILLPHGSTEILQTLFAVYILLVGFYIAFGRGRFSSRSEPPSGSKRIGIASFVGLVAALTGTSGGTLTTPILSTCGLALEKAIAIASATGLVTGSIATIGGILSGWHAPDRPSYSLGYVYLVIFVVMMPTVMISAPWGVSVGEKFSETTLQRTYAALLILVGLDLLRRLAF from the coding sequence ATGGATGACCTCGTCCTTCGCATCATCATCTTCGCGATCGTTGGCTTAGTCTCCGGTTTCATATCCGGATTGTTCGGCATCGGCGGCAGCACCGTGCGCCTGCCCATTTTCATTTATCTGCTTCCCTGGGTCGGTATCGGGCAATCGGTCCTGATGCACGTGGCATCGGCAACATCCATGGCGCTGGTCATACCCAGTGCGATCACCGCGACCCGCAAGCAATATGCCCTCGGGAACCTCGATGTCGGGTTTTACAAGACATGGGTGATCGGTCTCTTCATCGGCGTTGCCTTAGGGGCAATCTTGCTTCCGCATGGATCGACCGAAATCCTGCAGACCCTGTTTGCGGTCTATATCCTTCTGGTCGGCTTCTACATCGCTTTCGGCCGTGGACGCTTTTCGTCCAGAAGTGAGCCGCCGTCGGGCAGCAAGAGGATCGGCATCGCTTCGTTCGTCGGGCTCGTGGCGGCTTTGACTGGAACAAGTGGCGGTACACTGACGACACCGATCCTGAGCACCTGCGGGCTCGCTCTCGAAAAGGCGATCGCGATCGCCTCCGCCACCGGACTGGTAACCGGAAGCATCGCGACGATCGGAGGCATCCTTTCCGGATGGCATGCCCCGGATCGACCCTCCTATTCGCTCGGCTACGTGTACCTCGTCATCTTCGTCGTGATGATGCCGACGGTGATGATCAGCGCGCCCTGGGGCGTCTCCGTCGGCGAGAAGTTCAGCGAGACGACGCTGCAGCGGACCTATGCCGCGTTGCTGATCCTGGTCGGCTTGGATCTCCTGCGGCGGCTGGCGTTCTGA